One stretch of Bombus affinis isolate iyBomAffi1 chromosome 4, iyBomAffi1.2, whole genome shotgun sequence DNA includes these proteins:
- the LOC126915365 gene encoding uncharacterized protein LOC126915365 — protein MILQWRSRRSYCRRKVTINLQQDNEWSSTIQRSPKKLICPNSWMTNSVSFVPFVDNRLYFDPNSLFCIASPAVDIQCSAHVIRSSRQMRHHHHHHPHRRHHHHHHRKHRRVVSDPGTRDWNADNQDVKRHRRMFSYDTGITGLRLIEEGETADTDKEVPSPDETKTSTFRKVPWHPNLHMLKIRRT, from the exons ATGAT ATTGCAATGGAGATCGCGTCGCTCTTATTGCCGCAGAAAGGTAACTATCAACCTGCAGCAGGACAACGAATGGTCCTCTACGATCCAGAGAAGCCCAAAGAAATTAATCTGCCCTAATTCGTGGATGACGAATTCAGTGAGTTTCGTTCCTTTCGTCGACAATCGGCTCTACTTCGATCCAAACTCTTTGTTCTGCATCGCGTCACCAGCCGTGGATATTCAATGTTCGGCCCACGTTATACGATCGTCCAGGCAAATGCGtcatcaccatcatcatcatcctCATCGTCGacaccatcatcatcatcacagAAAGCATCGACGCGTGGTCAGCGATCCGGGTACAAGAGATTGGAATGCCGATAACCAAGATGTAAAACGACATCGTCGAATGTTCAGCTACGATACGGGTATTACTGGACTTAGATTAATCGAGGAGGGCGAGACAGCCGATACCGACAAGGAAGTTCCATCCCCTGACGAGACGAAAACGTCGACTTTCAGGAAAGTGCCATGGCATCCTAACTTGCACATGCTCAAAATTAGAAGAACCTAG
- the LOC126915825 gene encoding proton channel OtopLc-like — MVAELTDIPVANAERKTPTADPQQFRCSTKPKNRPKWIQTATREPIYSVLDSNDSANNLPSNVKNKVVVISAVKSEKPRKSGCEVSRVEQRGLPYVWLPTDSKLTFQDSTILEEDEDPLYSVVKKPKKVQLNETCCFERKLQPIKEQSSEERQAQLEVCSRQEELRRWLQVASRQLPEPRRLFSLGEMYTNHLGEFDQLHADWKRTVAVPRGIVGLVGPYRVYQNPNERREYMLQEEELVEEVVDSVSEIAARENNGTTEHHQRAKWRIREDDEETLVPDIRNIAGLEGFATEADNKDLSEWKKVDDQTTIDYSKNDEALISKEEDFKGNIGGIVSGKEERAVDVPEEASTVSTSSAMDKKASNEQHDKDSLNETGSTTGGTVEGAPGGAPNRGERNTEAETNTAEATRAAPSRSLVSRILSRTRSTSDLLDHSEPFSQLWIILSNVYGQLVVVLMIALCLAEVMDTPVPLLSLQGVFLMYLYVGSIAVIISIYIWVLIDSCGSLGTGATGMDDAELGGASLTRFGSLKRAHISRSRTAPTSFYIRVGALLFGLATLVFNGLEMAMHSMMQGAECLSDVVFVHPVLHGLFTFLQMHFLFVNSQVLVERFGLAARFGFIHLTATNIAVWVRLVIWDSAQEWTYFVHLAQRGLHNSASPLNLRGFPESLTRHSRDLINHSPIEKQVFQPYQPISNEQISQVIALQECLNTNTLGQLWTSSMPFLYPFIVQFSLIAAAVTFVMGQNVGRNRLSHKQKFHGSKDLTSHTKVGCDGSSKGLFLGILCMVAGIVVILIFLVVREDEHFPSSTLSWLTCGTLTSILILSTLMTASGLVQVRQMSIVSRAPAILDNLLSNVALFGVQLYSIFTIVVSACSLALLEDESDETQGRHIMLLTASILQLIQCFAQSTLIAEASKRSCIARFQIIAKPARQVITFLLFSNSVLWAFDTVITQNWISQELQLRFFGVLAWGVISRIGLPLLIFYRFHSCVLLLEAWNKCYRMPRGEHPLN, encoded by the exons ATGGTGGCCGAACTAACTGACATTCCCGTTGCAAACGCAGAACGAAAGACACCAACAGCTGATCCGCAGCAGTTTAGGTGCTCGACTAAACCAAAGAACAGACCGAAGTGGATTCAGACTGCTACTCGCGAGCCTATATACAGTGTTCTCGACAGCAACGATTCTGCCAACAACTTACCATCTAACGTAAAAAACAAAGTGGTCGTGATAAGCGCCGTGAAAAGTGAAAAACCTAGAAAAAGCGGTTGCGAAGTATCTCGAGTGGAGCAAAGGGGGCTTCCATACGTTTGGCTACCGACAGACAGTAAATTAACGTTTCAAGATTCGACGATACTCGAAGAAGATGAGGATCCTTTGTATAGCGTGGTGAAAAAACCAAAAAAAGTTCAGTTAAACGAAACGTGTTGTTTCGAAAGGAAACTGCAGCCGATCAAAGAACAATCGTCGGAGGAAAGGCAAGCACAGCTGGAGGTTTGTTCACGGCAAGAGGAACTTCGCCGGTGGTTACAGGTCGCGTCTCGACAGCTACCGGAACCGCGACGTCTCTTCAGTCTCGGTGAAATGTACACGAACCACTTGGGAGAGTTTGATCAGCTGCATGCGGATTGGAAGAGGACCGTGGCGGTGCCCAGAGGAATCGTCGGTTTGGTAGGACCTTACCGTGTTTACCAGAATCCGAATGAGAGAAGAGAGTATATGCTTCAGGAGGAGGAGCTGGTCGAGGAGGTGGTGGATTCTGTGAGTGAAATCGCGGCTCGCGAGAACAACGGGACCACTGAACACCATCAAAGAGCTAAATGGCGGATAAGAGAGGACGACGAGGAGACCCTGGTGCCTGATATTCGGAACATAGCTGGTCTCGAGGGATTTGCTACAGAGGCGGACAACAAGGATTTATCGGAATGGAAGAAAGTTGACGATCAAACTACTATTGATTATAGTAAGAACGACGAGGCGTTGATATCGAAGGAGGAGGATTTTAAGGGAAATATCGGTGGAATCGTTTCTGGCAAAGAGGAACGAGCAGTGGATGTGCCTGAAGAAGCTTCAACGGTTTCCACGTCTTCGGCAATGGATAAAAAGG CCAGCAATGAACAACACGACAAGGACAGCCTGAACGAGACAGGAAGCACGACGGGTGGCACCGTGGAGGGTGCACCTGGAGGAGCCCCCAATAGGGGTGAAAGGAACACCGAGGCCGAGACAAACACTGCAGAAGCAACAAGGGCCGCTCCATCCAGGTCTCTGGTCTCCAGGATCCTTTCTAGGACACGATCTACGAGCGATCTACTGGATCATTCTGAACCCTT TTCTCAACTATGGATCATTCTCTCGAACGTTTACGGCCAGCTTGTCGTGGTGCTGATGATCGCTCTGTGCTTGGCCGAGGTCATGGACACTCCTGTTCCTTTGCTCAGTTTGCAG GGCGTATTCCTGATGTACTTGTACGTAGGAAGCATAGCAGTGATCATCAGCATCTATATTTGGGTATTGATAGACAGCTGCGGGAGTCTCGGTACCGGTGCAACCGGTATGGACGATGCGGAACTCGGTGGTGCGTCTTTAACCAGGTTTGGATCATTGAAACGTGCTCACATCTCGCGATCTAGAACAGCACCGACGAGTTTCTACATTCGGGTTGGAGCGCTCC TTTTCGGTTTGGCGACTCTCGTCTTCAACGGTTTAGAGATGGCGATGCATTCCATGATGCAAGGGGCGGAATGCTTGAGCGACGTTGTCTTTGTACATCCGGTGCTTCATGGGCTATTTACGTTTCTGCAGATGCACTTTCTCTTCGTAAACTCGCAG GTTCTTGTGGAGAGATTCGGTTTAGCAGCGAGGTTTGGATTTATACATCTAACTGCCACGAATATTGCTGTCTGGGTTCGTCTAGTGATTTGGGATTCTGCTCAAGAATGGACATATTTTGTCCATTTAGCTCAACGAGGTCTCCACAATTCTGCCTCTCCGTTGAATCTTCGAGGATTTCCGGAGTCTTTGACAAGGCATTCTCGAGATCTGATAA ATCATTCTCCAATAGAAAAGCAAGTTTTCCAACCATATCAACCTATCTCGAACGAACAAATCTCCCAAGTGATTGCATTACAAGAATGTTTGAATACAAACACTCTCGGACAATTATGGACATCGAGCATGCCATTTTTATATCCGTTTATTGTGCAATTCAG TTTGATTGCTGCTGCAGTAACTTTTGTAATGGGTCAGAACGTGGGTCGAAATCGGTTGTCACACAAGCAGAAGTTCCACGGTAGTAAAGATCTGACGAGTCATACCAAAGTCGGTTGCGATGGCTCCAGCAAAGGTTTATTCCTAGGAATACTATGTATGGTAGCTGGCATAGTAGTTATACTGATATTTCTGGTCGTAAGAGAAGACGAACATTTTCCTTCGTCGACTTTATCCTGGTTAACTTGTGGCACACTAACCAGCATTTTAATATTGAGTACCTTAATGACAGCCAGTGGACTTGTTCAAGTTCGTCAGATGTCCATAGTGTCAAGGGCACCAGCCATTTTAGATAATTTATTATCAAACGTGGCTCTTTTCGGAGTTCAATTATACTCCATTTTCACGATCGTTGTTTCTGCCTGCTCCTTGGCTCTTCTAGAGGACGAAAGCGACGAAACACAAGGAAGACACATCATGTTACTCACAGCATCGATTCTACAACTGATCCAATGTTTCGCTCAAAGTACACTGATCGCCGAAGCATCGAAGAGATCTTGCATAGCTCGTTTTCAAATAATAGCGAAACCAGCCAGGCAAGTGATCACTTTCCTGCTGTTCAGTAATTCCGTTTTGTGGGCCTTTGATACTGTGATCACACAAAATTGGATCTCGCAAGAACTGCAGCTGAGATTCTTCGGGGTTCTCGCCTGGGGCGTTATATCCAGGATTGGATTGCCCCTATTGATCTTTTATCGGTTTCATAGCTGCGTACTGCTACtggaagcgtggaataaatgcTATAGAATGCCAAGGGGAGAACATCCGCTCAACTGA